A genomic stretch from Pseudomonas mendocina includes:
- a CDS encoding YdgA family protein: MKKYILGAAIAVGAIGCAGAWYTGKVLPDVLQASINQANQELAKSLPSLGVNGTIELTSLETHFFSSSARYKVRLDIPDENGKQVSTELYFTDKLDHGPFPLSRLLRMKLSPVMAESNFELESSPELAKWFAATNGVAPVSGNLSVSYSQAIEGDLRMEKALATLPDETRIDFSGLDLRIESSAGADRVKSSGLMAQLKVSAPIETGETLHIDMQDLTFSSNLKRGGGDFYFGGTDGKIASLSFAVDDEQPLLIKALGYDSQSSEIGNMLSQRDAYHTGMISYQGQDIGTAEAVMQVSNIDTSVAKSLLEFYGELLKQDQSNSSELTPEQEERLLAEVNKLLAGKPMFTLEKLALKTANGQADVRLSLNLDKPESFELEAPELTRQLLTKLDFNFTLSKKLIEDVVGVQAALAGLTDPQAVAQQAKMSSQMAGIMAMSTGLATVNDETISSALSYANGQVTFNGKQMPLEQFVVLLMNASSGFMGHQP, translated from the coding sequence ATGAAGAAATATATTCTGGGTGCAGCGATTGCTGTGGGGGCGATAGGCTGCGCTGGGGCTTGGTACACCGGGAAGGTATTACCGGATGTGCTTCAAGCCTCCATCAACCAGGCTAATCAGGAACTGGCTAAATCGCTGCCCTCATTAGGTGTTAACGGCACGATTGAACTGACTTCGCTGGAAACTCATTTTTTTAGCAGCTCCGCCCGTTACAAAGTGCGGTTAGACATACCGGACGAAAACGGCAAACAGGTCAGCACAGAACTGTATTTCACTGACAAACTCGACCATGGACCGTTCCCGCTTTCGCGCCTGCTGCGTATGAAACTGTCGCCGGTTATGGCTGAAAGTAATTTCGAGCTTGAGTCCAGCCCAGAGCTGGCTAAGTGGTTTGCCGCCACCAATGGCGTCGCCCCGGTCAGCGGTAATTTGTCCGTTAGCTATTCACAAGCGATTGAAGGCGACTTGCGCATGGAAAAGGCGCTGGCAACCTTGCCGGATGAGACGCGTATCGACTTCAGTGGTCTTGATCTGCGCATTGAAAGCAGCGCTGGGGCGGATCGGGTGAAGTCCAGTGGACTGATGGCACAGCTGAAGGTGTCGGCCCCCATTGAGACTGGCGAAACCCTGCATATTGATATGCAGGACCTCACGTTTAGCAGCAATCTGAAACGTGGCGGCGGTGATTTCTACTTTGGGGGTACCGACGGCAAGATCGCATCGCTGTCCTTTGCTGTCGATGACGAGCAACCGTTGCTGATTAAGGCCCTCGGCTATGATTCGCAGAGCAGTGAAATCGGCAATATGCTGTCCCAGCGCGATGCCTACCATACCGGCATGATCAGCTATCAGGGGCAGGATATTGGTACGGCTGAAGCGGTTATGCAGGTCAGCAATATTGATACCTCGGTGGCCAAGTCGCTGTTGGAGTTTTATGGCGAGCTGCTTAAGCAAGACCAGTCGAACTCATCCGAGCTGACGCCTGAACAGGAAGAGCGGCTGCTGGCAGAGGTGAATAAATTGCTGGCGGGTAAGCCCATGTTTACCTTGGAAAAGCTGGCGCTTAAGACTGCCAATGGTCAGGCCGACGTTCGCCTCAGCCTGAACTTGGATAAGCCGGAATCGTTCGAACTTGAAGCGCCCGAGCTGACCCGCCAATTACTTACCAAGCTGGACTTCAACTTCACCCTGTCGAAGAAGCTGATTGAGGATGTGGTTGGCGTACAGGCGGCGCTGGCGGGGCTGACGGATCCGCAAGCGGTCGCCCAGCAGGCGAAGATGAGCAGTCAAATGGCTGGCATCATGGCCATGAGCACTGGCTTGGCAACGGTGAATGACGAAACCATCAGTAGCGCCTTGAGCTATGCCAACGGACAGGTGACGTTCAACGGTAAGCAGATGCCATTGGAGCAGTTCGTGGTGCTGCTCATGAATGCCAGTTCTGGCTTTATGGGGCATCAGCCCTGA
- the kdpF gene encoding K(+)-transporting ATPase subunit F, whose amino-acid sequence MSVLDGMALALAVGLFIYLLIALLRAEQA is encoded by the coding sequence ATGAGCGTTCTTGATGGTATGGCCCTGGCCTTGGCTGTGGGCCTGTTCATTTATCTGCTGATTGCGCTGCTGCGCGCTGAACAGGCGTAG
- a CDS encoding NAD(P)H-dependent glycerol-3-phosphate dehydrogenase translates to MTDKQPIAVLGGGSFGTAIANLLAENGQQVLHWMRDPEQAAAIKNDRENPRYLKGIKIHSGVEPVTDLSATLAQCQMIFVALPSSALRQALQPVADQLKGKMLVSTTKGIEANTFLLMSQILEDIAPEARIGVLSGPNLAREVAENALTASVVASEDEDLCRQVQAALHGRTFRVYASSDRFGVELGGALKNVYAIIAGMAAAMGMGENTKSMLITRALAEMTRFAVKLGANPMTFLGLAGVGDLIVTCSSSKSRNYQVGYALGEGLTLEAAVARLGEVAEGVNTIKVLKAKAEEMQVYMPLVTGLHAILFEGRTLDQVIGALMRGEPKTDVDFISTSGF, encoded by the coding sequence ATGACAGATAAACAACCTATTGCAGTACTAGGTGGAGGTAGCTTCGGTACTGCAATTGCCAACTTGCTGGCTGAGAATGGCCAGCAAGTTCTGCATTGGATGCGGGACCCTGAGCAGGCAGCCGCGATTAAAAATGACCGGGAAAATCCCCGCTACCTGAAGGGTATAAAGATTCACTCTGGCGTCGAGCCTGTCACTGACTTATCTGCCACCTTGGCGCAGTGCCAAATGATCTTCGTCGCTCTGCCTTCCAGTGCCCTGCGTCAGGCCCTGCAGCCGGTGGCCGATCAATTGAAGGGTAAGATGCTGGTCAGTACGACCAAGGGCATTGAAGCCAACACGTTTCTGTTGATGAGTCAGATTCTTGAGGATATCGCTCCTGAGGCGCGCATTGGCGTGCTGTCAGGTCCGAATTTGGCTCGCGAAGTGGCTGAAAATGCACTGACGGCCTCCGTAGTAGCGAGTGAAGACGAAGACTTGTGTCGCCAGGTTCAGGCCGCCCTGCATGGCCGCACGTTCCGTGTCTATGCCAGCAGCGACCGTTTCGGTGTCGAGCTGGGCGGGGCTCTGAAGAATGTCTATGCAATCATTGCCGGTATGGCCGCCGCCATGGGCATGGGTGAAAACACTAAAAGCATGCTCATCACTCGGGCGTTGGCAGAGATGACCCGCTTTGCGGTGAAGCTTGGTGCCAATCCGATGACATTCCTGGGTTTGGCCGGGGTGGGCGATCTCATCGTCACCTGTTCTTCCTCTAAAAGCCGGAACTACCAAGTGGGGTATGCCTTAGGTGAAGGGCTCACGCTGGAGGCTGCCGTAGCGCGCTTGGGTGAGGTTGCCGAGGGGGTCAACACGATCAAGGTGCTGAAAGCCAAGGCCGAGGAAATGCAGGTTTATATGCCGCTGGTGACAGGTTTGCACGCCATTCTGTTCGAGGGCCGCACCCTTGATCAGGTGATCGGTGCATTGATGCGTGGCGAGCCGAAAACGGACGTGGATTTCATATCAACCAGCGGTTTTTGA
- a CDS encoding AMP-binding protein, which translates to MTEAIRLPLELFYERETRHPNKLYMVQPLVGGQLQELTWGDVADQARRAANWLRSRELPQGSRIAIISKNCAHWIIADLAIWMAGHVSVPLYPNLTAESMRQVLEHSESELVFIGKLDDWAAMAPGLPEGLPTISLPLHPSGTFNYSWSDLQACTPIKDSPLPAADQLSTIIYTSGTTGTPKGVMHNFGNFGFAAGQATALFGVTDKDRVLSYLPLCHVAERMFVELSSIYAGQTVFFAESLETFVNDLRRARPTVFFSVPRLWTKFQVGVFSKMPEQKLERLLKLPIIGRIVGKKVLAGLGLDAVRYALSGAAPVPEALLKWYRRLGLEIQEVYGMTENCGYSHVCRPGMFKLGWIGQNNPGVEVRISAEGEVQVRSGATMQGYYKDPEKTAETITPDGYLRTGDKGEQDADGNLRLTGRIKEIFKTTKGKYVAPAPIENRIGEHSRIEQVCVVGDGMPQPIALCVLSDEGRHEASNGARSDLEGSLKKLLEEVNKALDQHERLNSLVLMNDVWTVENGFLTPTLKIKRNVVEGSYRDHFERWQARSETVIWQD; encoded by the coding sequence GTGACTGAAGCAATCCGTCTGCCGCTCGAGCTGTTTTATGAGCGTGAAACGCGTCACCCAAACAAGCTCTATATGGTGCAACCTCTGGTGGGCGGGCAGCTTCAGGAACTGACCTGGGGTGATGTCGCCGATCAGGCGAGGCGGGCGGCAAATTGGCTGCGTAGCCGCGAGCTGCCTCAAGGCAGCCGTATTGCAATCATTTCCAAGAACTGCGCGCATTGGATCATCGCCGATCTGGCGATCTGGATGGCCGGGCATGTGTCCGTACCGCTGTATCCAAACCTGACTGCCGAATCCATGCGTCAGGTGCTGGAACATTCAGAGTCAGAGCTGGTTTTTATCGGCAAGTTGGATGACTGGGCGGCGATGGCCCCAGGGCTACCTGAGGGGTTGCCAACAATCAGCCTGCCGCTGCATCCGTCCGGTACGTTCAATTACAGCTGGAGCGACCTGCAAGCGTGTACGCCGATCAAGGATTCTCCACTTCCAGCTGCTGACCAGCTGTCCACCATCATTTACACCTCAGGCACCACCGGAACGCCCAAAGGGGTGATGCACAACTTCGGTAATTTTGGCTTTGCAGCAGGCCAGGCCACTGCGCTATTCGGTGTAACGGACAAAGACCGGGTGCTGTCGTATTTGCCTCTGTGCCATGTGGCTGAACGCATGTTTGTCGAGCTTTCATCTATCTACGCAGGGCAGACGGTGTTCTTTGCCGAAAGTTTGGAGACGTTTGTAAACGATTTGCGTCGTGCAAGGCCGACAGTGTTCTTCTCCGTTCCACGGCTGTGGACCAAGTTTCAGGTTGGCGTGTTCAGCAAGATGCCGGAGCAGAAGCTGGAACGTCTGCTCAAACTGCCCATTATTGGGCGAATCGTCGGTAAGAAAGTGCTGGCAGGGCTTGGCCTTGATGCGGTTCGTTATGCCTTGTCCGGTGCCGCGCCTGTACCTGAGGCTCTGCTGAAGTGGTATCGCCGGCTCGGCCTGGAAATTCAGGAAGTGTATGGCATGACCGAAAACTGTGGTTACTCCCACGTATGCCGTCCGGGCATGTTCAAACTTGGTTGGATCGGACAGAACAACCCAGGTGTGGAGGTGCGGATTTCTGCTGAGGGTGAAGTGCAAGTTCGCAGCGGCGCCACGATGCAGGGCTACTACAAAGACCCGGAAAAGACCGCCGAGACGATTACTCCGGATGGCTACCTGCGCACAGGCGACAAAGGCGAGCAGGACGCTGATGGGAACCTGCGCTTGACCGGGCGCATCAAGGAAATCTTTAAAACCACCAAAGGCAAGTACGTGGCACCCGCACCAATCGAAAACCGTATCGGTGAGCATTCCCGGATTGAGCAGGTCTGTGTAGTGGGCGATGGCATGCCGCAGCCTATTGCTTTGTGTGTGCTCTCTGATGAGGGGCGCCATGAGGCTTCAAATGGTGCACGAAGCGATCTGGAAGGCAGCCTGAAAAAGTTGCTGGAGGAGGTCAATAAGGCCTTGGATCAGCATGAACGTCTAAACAGCCTCGTGCTCATGAATGACGTGTGGACGGTAGAGAACGGCTTCCTGACGCCTACGCTCAAGATTAAACGCAATGTGGTCGAAGGCTCCTATCGAGATCACTTCGAACGTTGGCAGGCGCGTTCTGAAACTGTTATCTGGCAAGACTGA
- a CDS encoding AI-2E family transporter yields MGNNDRLLVQILMLSLLGASLWVLAPFWSALFWAAVLSFASWPLMRILTNLLGGRQALAAGLLTLAWTVLLAVPLVMLGFNLADHIKDFTSMVKDYQVDGLPPPPVWLGTLPMVGNYLVELWQTIDKQGAELFATVQPYLGQVGNWLLTRSAKIAGGMVELALSLVLVFFFYRDGPRLAALVERLLERLIGNRAEHYIELVAGTVQRVVNGVIGTAVAQAILAWIGFTIAGVPGALVLGFLTFGFSLIMVPPLVWGPAVAWLFWHGEIGMAIFLAIWGFFVISGVDNILKPYLISRGGNLPLIVVLLGVFGGILAFGFMGLFMGPTLLAVAYSLLGDWVRTPVYDPCAENPPQPQDKPKS; encoded by the coding sequence ATGGGCAATAACGATCGCTTGCTGGTGCAGATATTGATGCTCAGCTTGCTGGGCGCGAGCTTGTGGGTGCTGGCGCCATTTTGGTCCGCCTTGTTTTGGGCTGCCGTGCTGTCATTTGCCAGCTGGCCGCTCATGCGCATCCTGACCAATCTGCTGGGCGGTCGTCAGGCCCTTGCTGCTGGGTTGCTAACCCTGGCTTGGACGGTGTTACTGGCCGTGCCTTTGGTGATGTTGGGCTTCAACCTGGCTGACCACATCAAAGATTTCACCAGCATGGTCAAGGACTACCAAGTAGACGGCTTGCCACCGCCCCCCGTGTGGCTCGGGACGTTGCCGATGGTGGGCAACTATCTGGTTGAGCTGTGGCAGACCATAGATAAGCAGGGCGCGGAACTGTTTGCCACTGTACAGCCTTACTTGGGGCAAGTCGGTAACTGGCTGCTGACACGCAGCGCCAAGATTGCGGGTGGCATGGTGGAGCTGGCCCTGAGCTTGGTGCTGGTGTTCTTCTTCTACCGTGATGGACCACGTTTGGCTGCACTGGTTGAGCGTCTGCTGGAACGTCTGATTGGTAACCGTGCCGAGCACTACATAGAGCTGGTTGCCGGTACGGTTCAGCGGGTGGTTAACGGTGTGATCGGTACGGCGGTGGCGCAAGCGATTCTGGCTTGGATCGGTTTCACCATTGCTGGGGTTCCGGGAGCACTGGTGCTGGGCTTCCTGACCTTTGGCTTCAGCCTGATCATGGTTCCGCCGCTGGTGTGGGGGCCTGCTGTAGCCTGGCTGTTCTGGCATGGCGAGATCGGCATGGCGATCTTCCTGGCCATCTGGGGCTTCTTTGTCATCAGTGGTGTGGACAATATCCTCAAGCCCTACCTCATCAGCCGCGGCGGCAACCTGCCGTTGATCGTGGTACTGCTGGGGGTATTTGGCGGTATTTTGGCCTTCGGTTTTATGGGCCTGTTTATGGGGCCGACACTGTTGGCCGTCGCCTACAGCCTTTTGGGCGATTGGGTGCGTACGCCGGTCTATGACCCGTGCGCGGAAAATCCCCCGCAGCCGCAAGACAAACCTAAAAGCTAG
- a CDS encoding DUF4892 domain-containing protein encodes MRLCVALAASLACTTVWADVAGSRDLVVLPRFPGSEIVAYNHLSDQERIYPQGAIRRISGKLRFEREVMAQGGFTAVTYELPRTHSANEVFNSAREGVHKQNAELLYWCVGRECGSSNLWANSVFNNATLYGSDAQQSYALLRLAEPQQNSLLALYSITRGNGRAYLHVEQLDANAALPELLPTPATLQRALKNSGELRLPKLSEPTEAWVAVLARSLNLDSTLRVALSGEQAAAWRDALIAQQVRAARIEVDTQAVAGLLVKVLR; translated from the coding sequence ATGCGTTTATGCGTTGCACTGGCAGCAAGCCTGGCCTGCACAACTGTGTGGGCTGATGTGGCTGGCAGCCGCGATCTTGTTGTGCTGCCGAGGTTTCCCGGCAGCGAGATCGTCGCTTATAACCACCTGAGTGATCAGGAGCGGATATACCCACAAGGCGCCATCCGCCGTATCAGCGGCAAACTCCGTTTTGAGCGGGAGGTGATGGCTCAAGGTGGCTTTACCGCCGTTACCTATGAGTTGCCACGCACTCACTCAGCCAATGAGGTGTTCAATAGTGCCCGTGAAGGCGTGCACAAGCAGAACGCCGAGCTGTTGTACTGGTGTGTAGGTCGGGAGTGTGGCTCCAGTAACTTGTGGGCCAATTCGGTGTTCAACAACGCGACCCTGTATGGTTCTGATGCGCAGCAAAGCTATGCGCTGCTGCGCTTGGCTGAGCCGCAGCAAAATAGCCTGTTGGCGCTGTACAGCATCACGCGCGGAAATGGCCGGGCCTATCTGCACGTTGAACAGCTGGATGCCAATGCCGCCTTACCAGAGCTCTTGCCAACCCCGGCGACCTTACAGCGAGCGTTGAAAAACAGCGGTGAACTGCGCCTGCCTAAACTGTCTGAGCCTACTGAGGCTTGGGTTGCGGTGTTGGCTCGAAGCCTCAACCTTGACAGCACCCTGCGTGTAGCGCTGAGCGGGGAACAGGCTGCGGCTTGGCGTGATGCCTTGATTGCGCAGCAAGTACGGGCGGCGCGTATTGAGGTTGATACACAGGCTGTAGCCGGTTTGCTGGTAAAAGTCCTGCGCTAA
- a CDS encoding DUF4389 domain-containing protein has protein sequence MSGEQKTLQRESIVLRVLWMVIYAIVWQVAELVLLAVVVVQLGYRLFYGAPSASLLSFGDSLSQFIAQIGRFGTFNTDEKPWPFADWPTPQAPQGEQPHTVAPAAQPVRDEEPKI, from the coding sequence ATGAGCGGTGAACAAAAGACGTTACAGCGGGAATCCATTGTGCTGCGTGTATTGTGGATGGTGATTTATGCCATCGTTTGGCAAGTGGCTGAGCTGGTATTGCTGGCAGTTGTTGTCGTGCAGCTGGGCTACCGGCTTTTCTATGGCGCACCCAGTGCGAGCTTGTTGAGTTTTGGGGACAGCCTGAGTCAGTTCATCGCCCAAATCGGCCGCTTCGGTACCTTTAATACAGATGAAAAGCCTTGGCCATTTGCTGACTGGCCGACCCCACAGGCGCCTCAGGGTGAGCAGCCGCACACAGTAGCGCCAGCTGCACAACCGGTACGAGACGAAGAACCTAAAATCTGA
- the sixA gene encoding phosphohistidine phosphatase SixA produces the protein MKLWLLRHGEAEPARQSDAERELTDFGRQQASRAAEAMRGQHLQRVLVSPYIRAQQTAELFCQALGYSGVRETVSWLTPESSSRHAIEQLDQYSDQNILLVSHQPLVGDLAGLLVNGHRQDPVPMGTSSLAALEGEAIATGLMYLRDLRHSMRD, from the coding sequence ATGAAACTTTGGCTGCTGCGCCATGGTGAAGCCGAACCTGCCCGCCAGAGTGATGCTGAGCGTGAGCTAACGGATTTTGGCCGCCAACAGGCCAGCCGTGCCGCAGAGGCCATGCGTGGCCAGCACCTACAGAGGGTGCTGGTTAGCCCGTATATCCGCGCTCAGCAAACGGCAGAGCTGTTCTGCCAAGCGCTGGGTTACAGCGGTGTGCGTGAGACTGTTTCTTGGCTCACCCCTGAAAGCTCATCGCGTCATGCGATTGAGCAATTGGATCAGTACAGCGACCAAAATATTTTGCTGGTCAGCCATCAGCCGTTGGTGGGGGATTTGGCGGGGCTTTTGGTAAATGGGCATCGTCAGGATCCCGTACCGATGGGCACATCCAGTCTTGCGGCGTTAGAAGGCGAGGCCATTGCCACTGGTCTGATGTATTTACGGGATTTACGCCATTCCATGCGCGATTAA
- a CDS encoding glutathione S-transferase N-terminal domain-containing protein, which produces MIDLYTAATPNGYKASIALEELQLPYELHVLSFDKREQKSPEFLKINPNGRIPAIVDRSEGDFAVFESGAILIYLAEKTGQLMPTDFKGRSRVIQWLMFQMGGVGPMQGQANVFYRYFPEKLQGAIDRYQHETRRLYEVLDGRLGESQFLAGDYSIADIATFPWVRTHEWAGVSVDGLEHLQRWLAEIAARPAVQRGLQAPLREQDSGKLVKSAQSIIVK; this is translated from the coding sequence ATGATCGACCTTTACACAGCCGCCACGCCCAATGGCTACAAAGCTTCGATTGCACTGGAAGAACTGCAACTGCCGTATGAGTTGCATGTGCTGAGTTTTGACAAACGCGAACAGAAGTCTCCTGAATTCCTCAAGATCAACCCCAATGGCCGCATACCGGCGATTGTTGATCGCAGCGAAGGGGATTTCGCCGTGTTTGAATCCGGTGCGATCCTCATCTACCTTGCTGAAAAAACCGGGCAATTGATGCCGACCGATTTCAAAGGCCGTTCAAGGGTCATTCAGTGGCTGATGTTCCAAATGGGCGGAGTTGGCCCGATGCAGGGACAGGCGAACGTGTTTTATCGCTATTTCCCGGAAAAACTCCAAGGCGCCATCGACCGTTACCAGCATGAAACCCGCAGGCTTTATGAAGTGCTGGACGGGCGCCTGGGCGAGTCACAGTTCCTGGCGGGCGATTACAGCATTGCCGATATCGCCACCTTCCCATGGGTACGCACCCATGAATGGGCGGGCGTTTCAGTTGATGGCTTGGAGCATCTGCAACGCTGGCTGGCGGAAATTGCTGCCCGCCCAGCGGTGCAACGCGGGCTGCAAGCGCCACTGCGGGAGCAGGACAGCGGAAAGCTGGTCAAGTCGGCTCAGTCGATCATCGTTAAATGA
- a CDS encoding hotdog fold thioesterase, whose product MSIWHQTPDLETLNRLQKNTIGEQLDIRFEAIDEESLSASMVVDSRTHQPYGVLHGGASVVLAETVGSMASYLCIDPTKFYCVGLEVNANHLRGVRSGRVTAVARPVHLGRTTHVWDIRISDEQGKNSCISRLTTAIVPLAAKVQEA is encoded by the coding sequence ATGAGTATCTGGCACCAAACCCCTGACCTCGAAACGCTAAACCGTTTGCAGAAGAACACCATTGGCGAACAGTTAGATATCCGCTTTGAAGCAATTGATGAGGAGTCTCTCAGTGCCAGCATGGTGGTGGACTCGCGCACTCATCAACCTTATGGCGTGTTGCATGGAGGGGCTTCGGTCGTGCTGGCCGAGACAGTCGGCTCCATGGCCAGCTACCTATGTATCGACCCCACCAAGTTTTATTGCGTTGGTCTTGAGGTGAACGCCAATCACCTTCGGGGCGTGCGCTCTGGGCGTGTCACTGCTGTTGCCAGGCCTGTTCATCTTGGGCGAACCACGCACGTTTGGGATATCCGTATCAGTGATGAGCAGGGCAAGAATAGCTGCATTTCACGCCTGACGACTGCCATCGTGCCGTTGGCGGCCAAGGTACAGGAGGCCTGA
- a CDS encoding alpha/beta hydrolase: MNLNFEEVRLRLPHIELAAHMYGPEDGQPVIALHGWLDNAASFARLAPLLPGLRIVAVDLPGHGHSDHRPAGNSYAIWDYVYDVLQVAEQLGWQRFSLLGHSMGAIVSVILAAVMPERVERLALIDGLLPQTAEADAAPSKMQESLVARLALASKRKPVYAQIDRAIEARMRGVGAVSREAAELLAQRGLMPVPGGYTWRADSQLTLPSPMRFTRAHALSFARKLQCPAKLVLAEQGMLHAQPNIHEVLSDLPVEVEQLPGGHHLHLDDEQGAALVAGSFKAFLSAP, translated from the coding sequence ATGAACCTGAATTTTGAAGAAGTCCGTTTGCGTCTCCCTCATATCGAGCTGGCCGCCCATATGTATGGGCCGGAAGATGGTCAGCCGGTTATTGCCCTGCATGGCTGGTTGGACAATGCCGCCAGCTTTGCCCGCCTTGCGCCGCTGCTACCGGGGTTGAGGATTGTTGCGGTGGATTTGCCGGGGCATGGTCATTCCGATCATCGACCGGCCGGCAATAGTTACGCCATCTGGGATTATGTCTACGACGTGCTGCAAGTTGCAGAACAGCTGGGCTGGCAGCGTTTTTCTCTGTTGGGGCACTCCATGGGAGCAATTGTCTCGGTGATCCTGGCGGCGGTAATGCCGGAGCGGGTCGAGCGTTTGGCTCTCATTGATGGCTTGCTTCCACAGACAGCGGAAGCCGATGCAGCGCCGAGTAAAATGCAGGAGTCCCTCGTTGCGCGCCTGGCTCTGGCGAGCAAGCGAAAACCGGTATACGCACAAATCGACCGGGCGATTGAGGCACGTATGCGCGGCGTCGGTGCGGTTAGCCGCGAGGCTGCCGAGCTTTTAGCTCAGCGAGGGCTGATGCCGGTGCCAGGCGGTTACACGTGGCGAGCCGACAGTCAATTAACCCTGCCATCGCCCATGCGCTTTACGCGGGCACATGCTTTAAGTTTTGCCCGCAAGCTGCAATGTCCGGCGAAATTAGTGTTGGCTGAACAAGGCATGCTGCATGCGCAGCCGAACATCCACGAAGTACTTTCAGATTTGCCGGTGGAGGTCGAACAGCTTCCGGGTGGGCATCATTTGCATTTGGACGACGAGCAGGGTGCTGCCTTGGTAGCAGGTAGTTTCAAAGCTTTTTTGAGCGCGCCTTGA
- a CDS encoding alpha/beta hydrolase — MSRSIFFAHANGFPSATYGKLFAALEPDYQVQHLQQHGHDPQFPVNDNWGNLVDELIHHLQRGGQPVWGVGHSLGGVLHYHAALRRPELYRGVVMLDSPVLTLPDRLVIRTAKRFGFIDRITPAGRTLGRRERFGDHTEARDYFAGKTLFRAFDPECLDAYVQHGLVEDDCGLRLRFDPHTEINIYRSVPHLSPGRLKQLQVPLAVVRGSKSRVVLPHQARLVWRAPKGEYMTLPGGHMFPLERPQDTAYLLKSLLQRWTDGAK; from the coding sequence ATGTCCCGTTCGATCTTTTTTGCCCACGCCAACGGGTTTCCCTCTGCAACCTATGGCAAGTTGTTTGCGGCGCTGGAGCCGGATTATCAGGTGCAACATCTGCAGCAGCACGGCCACGATCCGCAATTCCCGGTGAACGATAATTGGGGCAATCTGGTTGATGAGCTGATTCATCATCTGCAACGCGGTGGACAGCCTGTTTGGGGTGTTGGGCATTCGTTGGGAGGCGTGCTGCATTACCATGCGGCCTTGCGACGGCCTGAGTTGTACCGTGGTGTTGTGATGCTGGACTCACCCGTTCTGACATTGCCTGACCGGCTGGTGATCCGTACGGCCAAGCGCTTTGGCTTTATAGACCGAATCACGCCGGCAGGGCGTACGCTGGGGCGTCGTGAACGTTTCGGGGATCACACTGAGGCGCGGGATTATTTTGCTGGAAAAACCCTGTTTAGAGCGTTTGATCCGGAGTGTTTGGATGCCTATGTCCAGCATGGCTTAGTAGAAGACGACTGCGGGCTGCGCCTGCGCTTTGATCCTCATACCGAGATCAATATCTACCGCAGCGTGCCACACCTGAGTCCGGGCCGTCTTAAACAGTTGCAAGTGCCTCTGGCTGTGGTGCGGGGTAGCAAAAGTCGGGTGGTGTTGCCGCACCAAGCCCGTTTGGTCTGGCGTGCCCCTAAAGGCGAGTACATGACCCTGCCAGGCGGGCATATGTTCCCTCTGGAACGCCCACAGGACACCGCATATCTGCTTAAATCGCTCCTCCAGCGCTGGACAGACGGCGCGAAGTAA